The Hemiscyllium ocellatum isolate sHemOce1 chromosome 19, sHemOce1.pat.X.cur, whole genome shotgun sequence genome has a segment encoding these proteins:
- the LOC132824656 gene encoding tetraspanin-8-like, translated as MVGVNKCIKYSMFIFNVLFWMCGSIILGVAVWLRVSKEVKKMIDMEEFYPAINLLITVGSIIMVLGFLGCCGAIKESKCMLILFFIGLLLILTLQITAGILGVVYKSKIASVLNETYYELIPLNKQEEKFRKEIEDFQEEKQCCGLLHGYQDWTEASIPPSCNCKDKQACVITENGKSVWAQPCISVINDILKANLILIIGIAFGLVVIEIFGLALSMILYCQIKNK; from the exons ATGGTTGGAGTTAATAAATGCATCAAGTATTCCATGTTCATCTTCAACGTTTTGTTTTGG ATGTGTGGTTCAATCATACTTGGAGTGGCAGTATGGCTTCGTGTGAGCAAAGAAGTGAAGAAG ATGATAGACATGGAAGAATTTTACCCTGCTATAAATCTTCTGATTACTGTTGGGTCTATCATAATGGTGCTTGGATTTCTTGGTTGTTGTGGAGCTattaaagaaagcaaatgcatgTTAATTTTG TTCTTCATCGGACTGCTTCTTATTCTGACTCTGCAAATAACTGCAGGTATTCTAGGTGTTGTTTATAAATCTAAG ATTGCATCAGTGTTAAATGAAACATATTATGAACTTATCCCATTAAATAAGCAAGAAGAAAAATTTAGGAAAGAGATAGAAGATTTCCAGGAGGAG AAACAGTGTTGTGGTCTGCTGCATGGATATCAGGACTGGACAGAAGCATCTATTCCACCATCCTGCAACTGTAAAGATAAGCAGGCATGTGTTATAACAGAAAATGGAAAATCTGTTTGGGCTCAG CCCTGTATCAGTGTCATTAATGACATATTGAAAGCAAACCTCATTTTAATAATTGGCATAGCCTTTGGACTGGTGGTAATTGAG ATCTTTGGATTGGCCCTCTCTATGATCCTGTATTGCCAAATCAAGAACAAGTGA